A region from the Falco rusticolus isolate bFalRus1 chromosome 4, bFalRus1.pri, whole genome shotgun sequence genome encodes:
- the BAMBI gene encoding BMP and activin membrane-bound inhibitor homolog: MDRHSSYIFIWLQLELCAMAVLLTRGEIRCYCDAAHCVATGYMCKSELSACFSRLLDPQNTHSPLTHGCLDSIASTADICQAKQAQNHSGTTTMSTLECCHEDMCNYRGLHDVLSPSRGDTSGQGSRYQHDNSRNLITKVQELTSSKELWFRAAVIAVPIAGGLILVLLIMLALRMLRSENKRLQDQRQQMLSRLHYSFHGHNSKKGQVAKLDLECMVPVTGHENCCMTCDKMRHSDLSNDKILSLVHWGMYSGHGKLEFV, from the exons ATGGATCGCCATTCCAGCTACATCTTCATCTGGCTGCAACTGGAGCTGTGCGCCATGGCCGTCCTGCTCACCAGAG gtgaaatCAGATGCTACTGTGATGCTGCACACTGTGTTGCAACTGGCTATATGTGCAAATCTGAGCTTAGCGCCTGCTTCTCCAGACTGCTTGATCCTCAGAATACACATTCCCCACTTACTCATGGCTGCTTGGACTCTATTGCAAGCACAGCTGATATCTGCCAAGCTAAACAAGCACAAAACCACTCTGGCACCACCACCATGTCCACATTGGAATGCTGTCATGAAGATATGTGCAATTACAGAGGACTACATGATGTTTTGTCTCCTTCCAGGGGTGATACTTCAG GACAAGGGAGCAGATATCAACATGACAACAGCAGGAATCTCATCACCAAGGTGCAGGAATTGACCTCTTCGAAAGAGTTATGGTTCAGGGCAGCTGTAATAGCTGTCCCTATAGCTGGTGGGCTAATCTTGGTGCTCCTTATCATGCTGGCCTTGCGGATGCTCAGGAGTGAAAACAAGAGACTGCAAGATCAACGACAGCAAATGCTCTCCCGTTTGCACTATAGTTTTCATGGACATAATTCGAAAAAAGGGCAGGTGGCAAAACTGGACTTGGAATGCATGGTGCCTGTGACTGGTCACGAGAACTGCTGCATGACCTGTGATAAAATGAGACATTCAGACCTCAGCAATGACAAAATTCTTTCACTAGTCCACTGGGGAATGTACAGCGGACATGGAAAGCTGGAATTTGTATga